The following are encoded in a window of Mycolicibacterium tusciae JS617 genomic DNA:
- a CDS encoding GNAT family N-acetyltransferase has translation MAEIAVESAQGRDVRQIGTVLARAFYDDPVNSWLLPDDRTRLKTLTRAFAGLARHHFLPRAGSEVARCDGSVGAATLWDPPGQRKAGRIEELVMMPMMLWAMRSRVSASMRLMELMEENHPEEPHWYLMLIGSDPSVRGTGFGQALMRSRLDRCDAERVPAYLENSNPKNEAYYLRFGFEVTGEIKLPDDGPTMWPMWREPR, from the coding sequence GTGGCTGAGATCGCGGTCGAATCTGCTCAGGGTCGCGACGTCCGGCAGATCGGCACGGTATTGGCGCGTGCGTTCTACGACGACCCGGTGAATTCGTGGCTGCTCCCCGATGACCGGACCCGGCTAAAGACGCTGACGAGAGCGTTCGCTGGACTGGCGCGGCATCATTTCCTGCCGCGCGCGGGCTCGGAGGTTGCGCGGTGCGACGGGAGCGTCGGCGCCGCCACGTTGTGGGATCCTCCCGGACAGCGCAAGGCCGGCAGGATCGAGGAGCTCGTCATGATGCCCATGATGCTGTGGGCGATGCGCTCCAGGGTCTCGGCCAGCATGCGGCTGATGGAGCTCATGGAGGAGAACCACCCGGAAGAGCCGCACTGGTACCTGATGCTCATCGGCAGCGATCCTTCCGTGCGCGGGACGGGCTTCGGCCAGGCGCTGATGCGCTCACGTCTGGACCGCTGCGATGCCGAACGCGTGCCTGCCTATCTCGAGAACAGCAATCCGAAGAACGAGGCGTACTACCTGCGGTTCGGATTCGAGGTCACCGGCGAGATCAAGCTGCCGGACGACGGGCCGACCATGTGGCCCATGTGGCGGGAGCCACGATAA
- a CDS encoding CBS domain-containing protein — MRIADVLRNKGASVATITPETSVSGLLTELSVHNIGAMVVVSPDGVIGIVSERDVVRALQERGADLLRLPVSEIMTTFVATCTPNDSVDSLSVLMTTKRVRHIPVMENGRLTGIVSIGDVVKTRMEELEATQEQLQDYITRG, encoded by the coding sequence ATGCGGATCGCGGACGTATTGCGGAACAAGGGTGCGTCGGTGGCGACCATCACCCCGGAGACTTCGGTGTCTGGGCTGCTCACCGAGCTTTCTGTGCACAACATCGGCGCCATGGTGGTGGTCTCGCCTGACGGCGTGATCGGCATCGTCTCCGAGCGCGACGTCGTGCGGGCGCTGCAGGAGCGCGGCGCCGACCTGCTGCGCCTACCGGTGTCGGAGATCATGACGACGTTCGTCGCGACCTGCACCCCGAACGACTCGGTGGACAGCCTCAGCGTGCTGATGACCACCAAGCGGGTCCGGCACATCCCGGTGATGGAAAACGGCAGGCTCACCGGAATCGTGAGCATCGGCGACGTCGTGAAGACACGAATGGAAGAGCTCGAAGCCACCCAGGAGCAACTGCAGGACTACATCACCCGTGGCTGA
- a CDS encoding aldo/keto reductase, whose amino-acid sequence MAAADSVPTVKLGEELSVSAIGFGAMALTPVYGQVDDTESLATLHRTLDLGVTFIDTANVYGNGDNERLISQLLADRRDEVTLATKFGISSNPAQRAARELNSRGDAAYVHQCIDESLQRLQTDVVDLYYMHRRDTNVPIEETVGAMAELVAAGKVRHLGLSEVTADELRAAVAVHPIAAVQSEWSIWSRDVETNVVPAAAELGVGFVPYSPLGRGFLTGTITSTDDLPSTDFRRSIPRFGEGALDANLAVVELVKSVAAQQGATPAQVALAWLRYRAEALGVTAVPIPGTRRAARVEENRGSLWVTLTPEQVAALDAAASAVEGHRFGNLGWVSAGRE is encoded by the coding sequence ATGGCAGCCGCCGATTCCGTGCCCACCGTCAAGCTGGGCGAGGAACTCTCAGTCAGTGCCATCGGCTTCGGGGCGATGGCACTGACTCCGGTCTACGGCCAGGTGGACGACACCGAGTCACTCGCCACGCTGCACCGAACCCTGGACCTCGGCGTGACCTTCATCGACACCGCCAACGTCTACGGCAACGGCGACAACGAACGGCTGATCTCACAACTGCTGGCCGACCGTCGCGATGAGGTGACGCTGGCGACGAAGTTCGGTATCTCGAGCAATCCGGCCCAGCGCGCGGCGAGGGAGCTCAACTCCCGCGGTGACGCCGCCTATGTGCACCAGTGCATCGACGAGAGCCTGCAACGACTGCAGACCGATGTCGTGGACCTCTATTACATGCACCGTCGCGACACGAATGTGCCGATCGAGGAAACGGTGGGCGCCATGGCCGAGCTGGTGGCCGCGGGCAAGGTTCGCCACCTCGGACTATCGGAGGTGACAGCCGACGAGCTACGGGCCGCCGTGGCGGTGCACCCGATCGCGGCCGTGCAGAGCGAGTGGTCGATCTGGAGCCGTGACGTCGAAACCAACGTCGTGCCGGCCGCCGCCGAACTCGGTGTCGGATTCGTCCCGTATTCACCGCTGGGCCGCGGCTTCCTCACCGGAACGATCACCTCGACCGACGACCTGCCGTCGACGGATTTCCGTCGCTCCATCCCCCGGTTCGGCGAGGGCGCTCTGGACGCCAATTTGGCGGTCGTGGAACTCGTGAAGTCGGTGGCGGCCCAACAGGGCGCGACGCCGGCGCAGGTGGCGCTGGCCTGGCTGCGATACCGGGCCGAAGCACTCGGGGTGACGGCGGTGCCCATCCCGGGCACCCGGCGGGCGGCCCGCGTCGAGGAGAACCGCGGATCGCTGTGGGTGACCCTGACACCGGAACAGGTCGCGGCGCTGGATGCCGCGGCATCGGCGGTCGAGGGCCATCGCTTCGGAAACCTCGGCTGGGTGTCCGCGGGTCGCGAATAG
- a CDS encoding ribonuclease Z, with product MIEVTLLGTGSPIPDADRAGPSTLVRAGGQTFLVDCGRGVQQRLTAAGTGANALTALLLTHLHSDHIADLGDVIITRWVSTFTPDPTPLPIIGPPGTAEVVEATLKAFGFDIGYRIAHHADLNSPPPVEVFEYTDGPVWDRDGVQIRVGPTDHRPVTPTIGFRVEHAGASVVLAGDSVPCESLDTLASGAGGLVHTVIRKDLIDAMPMQRIKDICDYHSSVEEAAATATRAGVGILILTHYVPAIAPGQEDEWRALAATAFDRQIELGDDLHRVEVHPGVCGKPTES from the coding sequence ATGATTGAGGTCACCCTGCTTGGAACTGGAAGCCCTATCCCAGACGCCGACCGCGCCGGCCCATCGACGCTCGTGCGAGCGGGTGGTCAGACGTTTCTCGTCGACTGTGGCCGCGGCGTGCAACAGCGACTGACGGCCGCGGGCACCGGCGCCAACGCGCTGACCGCGCTGCTGCTGACCCATCTGCACAGCGATCACATCGCCGATCTGGGCGACGTCATCATCACCCGCTGGGTCTCCACGTTCACCCCCGATCCGACGCCGTTGCCCATCATCGGTCCCCCGGGCACCGCCGAGGTGGTCGAGGCCACGCTCAAGGCCTTCGGGTTCGACATCGGGTACCGCATCGCTCATCACGCCGACCTAAACTCGCCGCCGCCGGTGGAGGTGTTCGAGTACACCGACGGTCCGGTGTGGGACCGCGACGGTGTGCAGATTCGGGTGGGACCGACCGACCACCGCCCGGTGACTCCCACCATCGGATTTCGCGTCGAGCACGCGGGCGCGTCGGTGGTGCTGGCGGGCGACTCCGTGCCGTGCGAAAGCCTCGACACGCTGGCATCCGGTGCTGGTGGGTTGGTACACACCGTGATTCGCAAAGACCTGATCGACGCGATGCCGATGCAGCGCATCAAAGACATCTGCGACTACCACTCCTCGGTCGAGGAGGCAGCCGCCACCGCGACGCGGGCCGGGGTCGGCATTTTGATCCTCACCCACTATGTGCCGGCCATCGCGCCCGGCCAGGAGGACGAGTGGCGTGCGCTGGCGGCCACGGCGTTCGACCGGCAGATCGAGTTGGGCGACGATCTGCACCGCGTCGAGGTTCACCCCGGCGTCTGCGGCAAGCCCACGGAGTCATGA
- a CDS encoding alpha/beta hydrolase-fold protein produces MARRICAGALAALVLPGLIAVAGGSGSAAAYSRPGLPVETLMVPSAAMGRDIPVKFQGGGTHAVYLLDGLRARDDNSGWDIETAAFENYYESGLSVVMPVGGMSSFYTNWQGPAVGNGTTYNYQWETFLTSELPAYLSANKGISPSGNAVVGLSMSGSSALILAAYHPGQFVYAGSLSGFLNLSEGIWPALVGISMRDAGGFDATAMWGPGGGPAWQRNDPTVNVGRLVSNGTRIWVYCGSGRPGELGDTGLPGQVLESITLDSNKNFQNRYVADGGSNGTFNFPASGIHDWAYWGAQLNAMKGDIQRTLGA; encoded by the coding sequence ATGGCGCGCAGAATCTGCGCCGGCGCCCTGGCCGCCCTCGTACTGCCGGGGTTGATCGCGGTCGCAGGCGGTTCAGGATCGGCCGCCGCGTACTCCCGGCCCGGGCTACCCGTCGAGACGCTGATGGTGCCGTCCGCGGCGATGGGCCGTGACATCCCCGTCAAGTTCCAGGGCGGCGGGACGCACGCGGTCTACCTCCTCGACGGCCTTCGCGCCCGCGACGACAACAGCGGCTGGGACATCGAGACCGCCGCGTTCGAGAACTATTACGAGTCCGGCCTTTCCGTGGTGATGCCGGTCGGCGGGATGTCGAGCTTCTACACCAATTGGCAGGGTCCTGCGGTCGGCAACGGCACCACGTACAACTACCAGTGGGAAACGTTCTTGACCTCAGAGCTACCGGCGTATCTGTCTGCCAACAAGGGCATCTCGCCCAGCGGCAATGCCGTGGTGGGCCTCTCCATGTCGGGTAGCTCGGCGCTGATCCTGGCCGCGTACCATCCCGGCCAGTTCGTCTACGCCGGGTCGCTGTCGGGCTTCCTGAACCTCTCCGAGGGCATCTGGCCGGCGCTCGTCGGTATTTCGATGCGTGACGCCGGCGGATTCGATGCCACCGCGATGTGGGGCCCCGGTGGCGGGCCGGCCTGGCAGCGCAACGATCCGACGGTCAACGTCGGCCGGCTGGTGAGCAACGGCACCAGGATCTGGGTGTATTGCGGCAGCGGCCGGCCCGGCGAGTTGGGTGACACCGGTCTTCCCGGCCAGGTCCTCGAGAGCATCACGCTGGACAGCAACAAGAATTTCCAGAATCGGTACGTGGCCGACGGCGGGAGCAACGGCACGTTCAACTTCCCCGCGAGCGGCATCCACGACTGGGCCTACTGGGGTGCACAGCTGAATGCCATGAAGGGCGACATCCAGCGCACGCTGGGGGCATGA
- a CDS encoding transglutaminase family protein encodes MWRLRVVHSTGYAYKSPVTASFNEARLTPRSDARQNVILNRVETIPATRSYRYVDYWGTAVTTFDLHAPHTELEVTSSSVVETNRGMMPKDDVSWEDLRSEAVIDRFDEVLSPTGYTPDSKRIARVGQRIAKYHDPREAVTAAANWVHSELDYVPGTTGVHSSGLDAHREGKGVCQDFAHLTLILLRSMGIPGRYVSGYLHPHKKAKIDDTIDGQSHAWVQAWTGGWWNYDPTNDAAINEQYISVGVGQDYSDVSPLKGIYSGEGSTDLDVVVEITRLA; translated from the coding sequence ATGTGGCGGCTGCGGGTGGTGCATTCCACCGGATACGCCTACAAATCGCCGGTGACGGCATCCTTCAACGAGGCCAGGTTGACGCCACGATCGGACGCCCGGCAGAACGTCATCCTGAATCGCGTCGAAACCATTCCCGCGACAAGGTCATACCGCTACGTCGACTACTGGGGTACCGCCGTAACGACGTTCGACCTGCATGCCCCGCACACCGAGCTGGAGGTGACCTCCTCGTCGGTGGTGGAAACCAACCGCGGCATGATGCCGAAAGACGATGTCAGCTGGGAGGATCTGCGTTCAGAGGCGGTGATCGACCGGTTCGACGAAGTACTCAGCCCGACTGGCTACACGCCGGATAGCAAGCGGATCGCGCGGGTGGGACAACGCATCGCCAAGTACCACGATCCGCGAGAGGCCGTCACCGCAGCGGCCAACTGGGTGCACAGCGAACTCGACTACGTGCCGGGGACCACCGGTGTGCACTCGTCCGGTCTGGATGCGCATCGCGAGGGCAAGGGTGTCTGCCAGGACTTCGCGCACCTAACCCTGATCCTGTTGCGTAGCATGGGAATTCCCGGCCGTTACGTATCGGGGTATCTGCATCCGCACAAGAAGGCCAAGATCGATGACACCATCGACGGCCAGAGCCACGCATGGGTGCAGGCGTGGACGGGTGGCTGGTGGAACTACGACCCCACCAACGATGCCGCCATCAACGAGCAATACATCAGCGTCGGTGTCGGCCAAGACTACTCGGATGTCAGCCCCCTCAAGGGCATCTATTCCGGCGAAGGCTCGACCGACCTCGACGTCGTCGTGGAGATCACTCGGCTGGCTTAG
- a CDS encoding alpha-E domain-containing protein has product MLARNAESLYWIGRYVERADDTARILDVTVHQLLEDSSVDPDQASRTLLRVLGIDPPEKSLDVWSLTDIVAFSRDTHGACSIVEAISAARENARGAREVTSTEIWECLNTTYNSLAERERAAKRLGPHEFLSFVEGRAAMFAGLADSTLSRDDGYRFMVLGRAIERVDMTVRLLLARVGDSASSPAWVTVLRSAGAHDTYLRTYRGVLDAGRVVEFMLLDRLFPRSVMYSLRLAEHSLDELHHRALNRVGATAETQRLLGRARSELEFLRPGVLLDSLEERLAGLQKTCADVGEALALEYFHSAPWVAWTDAGRPGSLVIEEGEV; this is encoded by the coding sequence ATGTTGGCTCGCAACGCGGAATCGCTGTATTGGATCGGACGGTACGTCGAGCGTGCCGACGATACCGCACGCATCCTCGACGTGACAGTCCATCAGCTTCTCGAGGACTCCAGCGTCGACCCCGATCAGGCGTCGCGGACCTTGCTGCGCGTGCTTGGCATCGATCCACCCGAAAAGTCGCTGGATGTGTGGTCGTTGACAGACATCGTCGCGTTCAGCCGCGACACGCATGGCGCATGTTCGATCGTCGAGGCCATCTCGGCCGCTCGCGAAAATGCCCGCGGGGCTCGCGAAGTCACCTCGACCGAGATCTGGGAGTGCCTCAACACCACCTACAATTCCCTGGCCGAACGTGAGCGGGCAGCCAAACGTCTTGGGCCGCATGAATTTCTGTCTTTCGTCGAGGGCCGCGCGGCGATGTTCGCCGGCTTGGCGGATTCGACACTCAGCCGTGACGACGGCTACCGGTTCATGGTGCTGGGCCGCGCGATCGAACGAGTCGACATGACGGTGCGACTGCTGCTGGCTCGTGTCGGCGACAGCGCCTCGTCGCCGGCGTGGGTGACGGTGCTGCGCTCCGCGGGCGCGCACGACACCTATCTGCGCACCTATCGCGGCGTACTCGACGCCGGTCGCGTCGTCGAGTTCATGCTGCTGGACCGGCTGTTCCCGCGGTCGGTCATGTACTCGTTGCGGTTGGCCGAGCACAGCCTCGACGAACTGCATCACCGCGCCCTCAATCGCGTGGGTGCGACCGCGGAGACGCAACGACTGCTGGGCCGCGCGCGTAGCGAGTTGGAGTTCCTGCGTCCTGGCGTATTGCTGGATTCACTCGAGGAGCGCCTCGCCGGGTTGCAGAAGACCTGCGCCGACGTCGGAGAAGCCTTGGCGCTGGAGTACTTTCATTCCGCACCCTGGGTCGCGTGGACGGACGCGGGCCGGCCCGGCTCCCTGGTCATCGAGGAGGGCGAAGTCTGA
- a CDS encoding circularly permuted type 2 ATP-grasp protein, which produces MSMVSLRTVPTDTTRSSRARSPKPRRHDGVFGGYNSLGSYSKAFDEMFDAQGNVRGPYKGIFAELAPSDASELAARSEALGRAFIDQGITFSLSGQERPFPLDLVPRVISAAEWTRLEKGITQRVKALEAYLADIYGEQEILRDGVIPRRLITSCDHFHREAVGISPPNGVRIHVAGIDLVRDAQGAFRVLEDNLRSPSGVSYVMENRRTMARVFPNLFATHRVRAVGDYSSHLLRALRNAAASNEADPTVVVLTPGVYNSAYFEHSLLARQMGVELVEGRDLFCRDNTVYMRTTEGERQVDVIYRRIDDDFLDPMQFNPNSVLGVAGLLNAARAGNVVISSAVGNGVGDDKLVYTYVPTIIEYYLGEKPLLANVDTYRCWLDEEREEVLDRVDELVIKPVEGSGGYGIVFGPEASEKELATISKKIRSDPRGWIAQPVVQLSTVPTQIDDSLAPRHVDLRPFAVNDGDDVWVLPGGLTRVALPEGSLVVNSSQGGGSKDTWVLASRASLADRELAAAEVVRSLPTTPKAPKNENGSDGAQQQQQQQSQPPRSTNGSPLNQQQQQQQQGQKRSQ; this is translated from the coding sequence ATGTCAATGGTGAGTCTTCGAACGGTCCCCACCGATACCACCCGGTCGTCGCGCGCCCGTTCGCCTAAACCCCGACGCCATGACGGCGTTTTCGGCGGTTACAACAGCCTGGGAAGTTATTCGAAGGCGTTTGACGAGATGTTCGACGCCCAGGGCAACGTTCGTGGCCCCTACAAGGGCATATTCGCCGAACTGGCGCCATCTGACGCATCAGAATTGGCTGCCCGGTCCGAGGCGCTGGGGCGTGCGTTCATTGACCAGGGCATCACGTTCTCGCTGTCCGGCCAGGAGCGGCCGTTCCCCCTCGATCTCGTTCCACGGGTGATCTCGGCGGCGGAGTGGACCCGGCTCGAGAAGGGGATCACCCAGCGGGTCAAGGCGCTGGAGGCCTACCTCGCCGACATCTACGGCGAACAGGAGATTCTGCGCGACGGGGTCATCCCGCGCCGGCTGATCACCTCCTGCGACCACTTCCACCGTGAGGCGGTGGGCATCTCCCCGCCCAACGGCGTGCGCATCCACGTCGCGGGCATCGACCTGGTCCGCGACGCGCAGGGCGCCTTCCGGGTGCTGGAGGACAACCTGCGCTCCCCGTCCGGCGTCTCCTACGTGATGGAGAACCGGCGCACAATGGCGCGGGTCTTCCCGAATCTGTTCGCGACCCACCGGGTGCGGGCCGTCGGCGATTACTCATCGCATCTGCTGCGGGCGCTGCGTAACGCGGCCGCCTCCAACGAAGCCGATCCGACCGTCGTGGTGTTGACGCCGGGTGTCTACAACTCGGCGTACTTCGAACATTCGCTACTTGCCCGCCAGATGGGTGTCGAGCTGGTCGAAGGCCGCGACCTGTTCTGCCGTGACAACACCGTGTACATGCGCACCACCGAGGGTGAGCGTCAGGTCGACGTCATTTACCGTCGCATCGACGACGACTTCCTCGACCCGATGCAGTTCAATCCCAACTCGGTGCTCGGTGTCGCCGGCCTGCTCAACGCCGCGCGCGCAGGCAACGTCGTCATCTCCAGCGCGGTCGGCAACGGCGTCGGCGACGACAAGCTGGTCTATACGTACGTCCCGACGATCATCGAGTACTACCTGGGCGAGAAGCCGCTGCTGGCGAATGTCGACACCTACCGGTGCTGGCTGGACGAGGAGCGCGAAGAAGTCCTCGACCGAGTCGATGAGCTCGTCATCAAACCGGTCGAAGGCTCCGGCGGCTACGGCATTGTGTTCGGCCCCGAGGCGTCCGAGAAGGAACTCGCCACGATCAGCAAGAAGATCCGAAGCGACCCGCGTGGCTGGATCGCTCAGCCGGTGGTTCAGCTGTCCACCGTCCCGACCCAGATCGACGACAGTCTGGCGCCCCGCCATGTCGACCTGCGGCCGTTCGCCGTCAACGACGGTGACGACGTGTGGGTGCTGCCCGGTGGCCTGACCCGGGTAGCGCTGCCCGAAGGGTCGCTGGTGGTCAACTCCAGCCAGGGTGGTGGTTCCAAGGACACGTGGGTGTTGGCCTCGCGCGCGTCGTTGGCCGACCGCGAACTCGCCGCGGCCGAGGTGGTGCGGTCGCTGCCCACTACGCCCAAGGCGCCGAAGAATGAGAACGGTTCCGACGGCGCACAACAGCAGCAACAACAGCAGTCGCAGCCACCGCGTTCGACGAACGGATCGCCATTGAACCAGCAGCAGCAACAGCAGCAGCAGGGGCAGAAGAGGAGCCAATGA
- the rpsT gene encoding 30S ribosomal protein S20 gives MANIKSQEKRIKTNERRRLRNKSVKSSLHTAVRGFRAAIEAGDKDKAGELLTTTNRQLDKAASKGVIHKNQAANRKSALSRAFNKI, from the coding sequence GTGGCCAACATCAAGTCGCAGGAAAAGCGGATCAAGACCAACGAGCGCCGCAGACTGCGCAACAAGTCGGTGAAGTCGTCGCTTCACACGGCAGTCCGTGGATTCCGGGCGGCCATCGAGGCCGGCGACAAGGACAAGGCCGGCGAGTTGCTGACCACCACCAACCGTCAGCTCGACAAGGCGGCCAGCAAAGGCGTGATCCACAAGAACCAGGCCGCCAACCGCAAGTCGGCGCTGTCGCGCGCCTTCAACAAGATCTGA
- the holA gene encoding DNA polymerase III subunit delta, whose amino-acid sequence MSDDVARLHLVLGDEELLVERAVSVVLRGVRKQAGTEDIPVDRLRAGEVSTSELAELLSPSLFADERVVVLESAAEAGKDAVALISDVAADLPPGTVLVVVHSGGGRAKALADKLKSAGAQVHPCERITKFAERADFVRREFRALKVKVSDDTVTALLDAVGSDIRDLASVCSQLVADTDGVVDAAAVRRYHSGKAEVKGFDIADKAVVGDVAGAAEALRWAMLSGEPQVVLADALAEAVHTIARVAPLSGDPYRLASELGMPPWRVQKAQKQARRWSRASVAEAMRLVAALNADVKGAAADADYALESAVRKVAELVAD is encoded by the coding sequence GTGAGTGACGACGTGGCGCGCCTGCACCTGGTGCTCGGAGATGAAGAGCTGCTGGTCGAACGCGCAGTATCGGTGGTGCTGCGAGGGGTCCGCAAACAGGCGGGCACCGAGGACATCCCGGTCGACCGGCTGCGTGCCGGTGAGGTCAGCACCAGCGAGCTCGCCGAACTGCTCAGCCCGTCGTTGTTCGCCGACGAGCGTGTGGTGGTGTTGGAGTCCGCGGCCGAGGCAGGCAAGGACGCGGTCGCGCTCATCTCCGATGTTGCCGCTGACCTGCCCCCAGGAACCGTGTTGGTCGTGGTGCATTCGGGCGGTGGACGTGCGAAGGCGTTGGCTGACAAGCTCAAAAGCGCTGGCGCGCAAGTTCATCCATGCGAGCGCATCACCAAGTTCGCCGAGCGTGCGGACTTCGTACGGCGCGAGTTTCGCGCGCTGAAAGTCAAGGTCAGCGACGACACGGTGACGGCGCTTCTCGACGCCGTCGGGTCCGATATCCGCGACCTGGCCTCGGTCTGCTCGCAATTGGTCGCCGACACCGACGGCGTAGTCGACGCCGCAGCCGTGCGTCGCTACCACTCGGGCAAGGCCGAGGTGAAGGGCTTCGATATCGCTGACAAGGCGGTTGTCGGCGACGTCGCCGGCGCCGCCGAGGCGCTGCGCTGGGCGATGTTGAGCGGTGAGCCTCAGGTCGTGTTGGCTGACGCGCTGGCCGAGGCGGTCCACACGATCGCCCGGGTGGCGCCGCTGTCGGGAGATCCGTACCGGCTGGCGTCCGAGCTGGGCATGCCGCCATGGCGGGTGCAGAAGGCGCAGAAGCAGGCGAGACGGTGGTCGCGCGCCTCGGTCGCGGAGGCGATGCGACTTGTTGCGGCGCTGAACGCAGACGTCAAAGGAGCCGCAGCGGACGCCGATTACGCGTTGGAGTCAGCGGTGCGAAAGGTCGCCGAACTCGTCGCGGATTGA
- a CDS encoding ComEC/Rec2 family competence protein, with the protein MDDGAARLDLRLVPAALTGWAVTAAGILWPVTGLVVTLATAVAATSAVGWWFGARREARDKRAIGAGVAAVAVVGAALAISVGLRVDALRQHPITERYGTIATVVVTPLESPRQLGGNRTMFRAALEALDGHEVAGRVVVFASAAAFSELAAGRPVSFRAQVGRPTRRDLTVAVLSATGQPVWGEAATVYRFADEVRGGFADAARGALPADQAAMLPALVLGDTSALPQRTTAEFRTSGLTHLTAVSGANVTIVCGAVLLSAGLVGPRVAVVLAAFALLVFVIVVQPSASVLRAAAMGAITLLAVVSHRRRQALPALSATVLALMIASPELAVDLGFALSVSATAALVVIAPAWSRRLVGRGWPKPLADAVCVAVAAQLVTAPLIAAISGTFSLMSVAANLAVAVVIPPITVVGTAAAALCRLWPAGADLLIRFTGPELWWLLRVAHWAAKVPGASVAVPSGLPGAVTIAAAGLAAVVLWRRRWTRIGLCAAIVLPLAWTVSGLSGGHDTIVG; encoded by the coding sequence ATGGACGACGGCGCCGCGAGGCTCGACCTGCGGCTGGTGCCCGCGGCGCTCACCGGCTGGGCGGTGACGGCAGCCGGAATCCTTTGGCCGGTCACCGGTTTGGTGGTCACGCTGGCCACGGCTGTCGCAGCCACTTCGGCGGTGGGGTGGTGGTTCGGTGCCCGCCGTGAGGCCAGGGACAAACGCGCGATCGGTGCGGGGGTGGCCGCCGTCGCCGTGGTCGGCGCGGCATTGGCGATCTCGGTCGGATTGCGCGTCGATGCGCTACGGCAGCATCCGATCACCGAGCGGTACGGCACGATCGCCACCGTCGTTGTCACGCCGCTCGAAAGTCCACGCCAGCTGGGCGGCAACCGCACCATGTTTCGTGCGGCGCTGGAGGCACTCGACGGTCACGAGGTTGCGGGCAGGGTCGTCGTATTCGCGTCGGCTGCCGCCTTTTCGGAGCTGGCAGCGGGGCGTCCCGTCAGCTTTCGCGCCCAAGTCGGCCGTCCGACGCGTCGGGACCTGACGGTTGCGGTGCTGTCGGCGACAGGTCAACCGGTTTGGGGCGAAGCGGCAACGGTATACCGGTTTGCAGACGAAGTCCGCGGCGGATTCGCCGATGCGGCACGCGGTGCGCTGCCGGCCGACCAGGCGGCGATGCTGCCCGCGTTGGTGCTCGGCGATACGTCGGCGCTGCCGCAGCGGACGACGGCGGAGTTCCGAACGTCGGGGCTGACCCACTTGACCGCGGTGTCCGGCGCCAACGTGACCATCGTGTGCGGCGCGGTGCTGTTGAGCGCCGGTCTGGTCGGCCCGCGGGTCGCGGTCGTGCTCGCGGCGTTCGCGCTGCTGGTGTTCGTGATCGTCGTGCAGCCGTCGGCGAGTGTGCTGCGCGCCGCGGCGATGGGTGCGATCACGTTGTTGGCAGTGGTGTCTCACCGTCGCCGCCAGGCGCTGCCTGCGCTGTCGGCGACGGTCCTGGCCTTGATGATCGCGTCTCCGGAGCTGGCCGTCGACCTGGGCTTCGCGCTGTCGGTGTCGGCCACCGCGGCGTTGGTCGTCATCGCTCCCGCCTGGTCGCGGCGGCTGGTCGGCCGCGGCTGGCCCAAACCGCTCGCCGATGCGGTGTGCGTCGCCGTCGCCGCCCAACTGGTCACCGCGCCGCTGATCGCGGCGATATCCGGCACCTTCAGCCTCATGTCAGTCGCCGCGAATCTGGCTGTTGCCGTGGTGATCCCGCCCATCACCGTCGTCGGCACCGCGGCTGCGGCCCTCTGCCGGCTCTGGCCTGCCGGCGCGGACCTGCTGATCCGTTTCACCGGGCCTGAATTGTGGTGGCTGCTAAGGGTTGCCCACTGGGCGGCGAAAGTTCCTGGAGCGTCGGTCGCCGTGCCTTCTGGTCTGCCGGGCGCTGTCACGATTGCGGCGGCGGGACTCGCCGCGGTGGTGTTGTGGCGCAGGCGCTGGACACGAATCGGCCTGTGCGCGGCGATTGTGCTTCCCCTGGCGTGGACGGTGTCGGGGCTGTCTGGTGGCCATGACACGATCGTGGGGTGA